In Streptococcus sp. SN-1, a single genomic region encodes these proteins:
- a CDS encoding ABC transporter permease, translating to MVKSLKKSKNKGLSLKNKFKLSLNNFLERKWRNLLIALATSIGFVGVLISFGLGNALISMIDENTNGGQIPSQVQIALNTKNVGRGFLNQDDKNYITDTVGKEVIKYLESPFGMTMSNITIDGQEMDLSQTMPSYAQVVSLYEDTSISVSSNETDKVLAGSLYTDTNEQGLTIPISLLKNWNEQTGNNLTATDLIGKSVSASIVENASEASKTAQFQTKIVRVINDEDDMEDSNSFMSAHQMETILKEAGFTKAVSYFILELKDPSQTKVVTEELQKNKKYTVLSQQKVLDIVITFIRVIQGLLIVLSSQAIVVAAVMIGIIIYINIMQRSKEIGVMKAVGYQNRDVKGIFIYEAIWIVGIALLLAFLVAQGVGSLANAIVNHFYPSITKVFELNLLSVLGTLAFALLLGYVSAYFPARKISKMDPVESLRYE from the coding sequence ATGGTGAAGTCGTTGAAGAAGTCAAAAAATAAAGGATTATCATTGAAAAATAAATTCAAACTTTCTTTAAATAACTTTCTGGAAAGAAAGTGGCGTAACCTATTGATTGCGCTAGCAACCTCAATCGGTTTTGTAGGAGTCTTAATTTCTTTCGGCTTGGGAAATGCATTGATTTCGATGATTGATGAAAATACGAATGGAGGTCAAATTCCTTCTCAAGTTCAGATTGCTTTAAACACAAAAAATGTTGGACGAGGCTTTTTGAACCAAGATGATAAGAACTATATCACGGATACAGTTGGAAAAGAAGTTATTAAATATTTGGAGAGTCCTTTTGGGATGACCATGTCAAATATTACTATAGATGGGCAAGAAATGGATCTGAGTCAAACTATGCCTTCTTATGCTCAAGTAGTGAGTCTCTATGAGGATACAAGTATCTCTGTTAGTAGTAATGAGACGGACAAAGTGTTGGCTGGATCCCTCTATACTGATACAAATGAACAGGGATTAACGATTCCAATCAGCTTACTAAAAAATTGGAATGAACAGACAGGAAACAATCTGACAGCTACTGATCTTATTGGCAAATCAGTCTCAGCAAGTATTGTAGAAAATGCTTCCGAAGCTAGCAAGACTGCTCAATTTCAAACGAAGATTGTACGTGTAATCAATGATGAAGATGACATGGAGGACAGCAACAGTTTCATGTCGGCTCATCAAATGGAAACGATTTTGAAAGAAGCTGGATTTACAAAAGCTGTATCTTATTTTATCTTGGAACTCAAAGATCCATCACAGACAAAAGTGGTAACAGAAGAACTACAGAAAAATAAGAAGTATACTGTGCTTTCTCAACAGAAGGTTCTTGATATTGTGATTACCTTTATTCGTGTCATTCAGGGATTATTGATTGTACTTTCATCACAAGCTATTGTGGTAGCAGCGGTCATGATTGGTATCATTATTTACATCAATATCATGCAACGTTCTAAGGAAATAGGTGTCATGAAGGCAGTTGGTTATCAAAATCGTGATGTCAAAGGAATTTTTATTTACGAGGCTATCTGGATTGTAGGAATCGCCTTGCTGCTGGCCTTTTTGGTCGCACAAGGGGTGGGAAGTTTGGCGAATGCGATTGTAAATCACTTTTACCCATCCATCACTAAGGTTTTTGAATTAAATTTGTTATCTGTTTTAGGAACCCTCGCTTTCGCTCTCTTGCTTGGTTATGTCTCAGCCTACTTCCCAGCACGTAAAATTAGTAAAATGGATCCTGTAGAATCGCTACGATATGAATAG
- a CDS encoding ABC transporter ATP-binding protein: MSILSIKNISKFYTLDGKHQEQALRNINLQIAKGKITAIYGPSGCGKTSLLNIISGLDRQYEGVLEFKGGSLRDLSEIELTQFRKDKIGFVFQNFNLIPHQSVLDNVKLPLYVKDLSDREMTMIAKEQLSNLGMEPFIAKNVKQLSGGQKQRVAIARALVNQPDMIVADEPTGSLDSQSQEMVLEVFKNLAQTGKTVLIVTHNPEVAEYADVIIKMKDGEVVEEVKK, from the coding sequence ATGTCTATTTTATCCATTAAAAATATTTCAAAGTTTTACACTTTGGACGGTAAACATCAAGAGCAGGCTCTAAGAAATATTAACCTGCAGATTGCAAAAGGTAAAATTACAGCGATTTACGGTCCGTCAGGCTGTGGCAAAACTAGCTTGCTAAACATTATCAGTGGTCTAGATAGACAATATGAAGGAGTTTTAGAATTTAAAGGGGGATCCCTCCGTGACTTATCAGAGATTGAACTAACTCAATTTCGTAAAGATAAGATTGGATTTGTGTTTCAAAACTTTAACCTCATTCCTCATCAGTCTGTCTTGGACAATGTCAAGCTCCCTCTCTATGTCAAAGATTTATCTGACAGGGAGATGACAATGATTGCAAAGGAGCAATTAAGTAACTTGGGCATGGAACCTTTTATAGCTAAAAATGTTAAACAGCTTTCTGGCGGGCAAAAGCAACGCGTAGCAATCGCGCGTGCACTGGTAAATCAGCCTGATATGATTGTAGCAGACGAGCCAACGGGTTCGCTGGATTCTCAATCCCAAGAAATGGTATTGGAAGTATTTAAAAATTTAGCCCAAACAGGGAAAACAGTACTGATTGTAACCCATAATCCAGAGGTTGCTGAATATGCAGATGTGATTATCAAAATGAAGGATGGTGAAGTCGTTGAAGAAGTCAAAAAATAA